DNA from Chionomys nivalis chromosome 11, mChiNiv1.1, whole genome shotgun sequence:
CTTCCACCTCAGTGTCCAGTGCGGCATCCCAGGCTCCAACCTGAAGGGCTGGTCACAAAACAGGCTTCTGCTGTAACTCGCCCATCTGCTGTTCCCTCCAGCTGCCATAGCTCTACCAGCTTCTGCTTCGTTCTTGGATGAGGTCACTCAGTCCCCTGCAGAGCTGCCTGTTAGTCTGGTCCCAGCCCCGCCCCTTCCCAGGTCACTAGTATCTAGGACCGAGTGGCAGGACACCTGTTCTAACCATCAAAGCGTTTGGCCCTTCTCCTCTACGCAGGCCTCCACAGAGGCTTGTCAAACAGGTCCCATCCCAGCCTGACTTTTTGTCCCCAAGGGACCCAGACAAAGCACAGCAGCAGCTCAGAGACAGGAATAGAAATTTCATTAAAATCTATGGACTTTAAAACCCTAGTGGTGCACAACGGGCAGTGGCGGGCGGCACACCGTTATTGCTACAGAGGATTAGAGGTGGCTTGGCCAGGGCTGTCACTGCAGAGAGCACAGGATGGACAAATGGTCACCGCAGGGATCGGGAGAAGGAGCTCTCACTGCAGAGGGGGGACGGGCACGTGAACTGGGGCCATTTGGCACATTAAACGGGGGTAGCACGTCTGGGAAGACTGGGCCTTCAACCTGGTGGAGGGTGGACAAGGGAATGTCGTGCAGGGTCGCCTTCCCCAGGGCTCCAGGCTCAAACTTCCTACTAAGAagtcccctctctttccctccataAGTGCTTTGGGCAGGCTGCTGGGTCACAGCCTCGGCTGGCTGGGCCTGACAACCACGGCTGGGACAAAGGGCAGAGGCCCTGGAGCAGCCAAGTGAGGTGTAGGCAGGCCTGGAAGACAGACTGGATCCAAGGCTGGGGCCGGGGCAGGGTGGCAACCACAGATGATAccatttttacaaaaataattacacaaataaACAGGGCTGGGTGATACAGTCTAAGTAACACTGTGAGCCTGTAGCCCCTTGCCTTGTTCCGAGCAAGAAGATACAGGTTTGCCTGGGCAGAGGCTGTGGTCAGGAACACTGGTCATGAGGCTGGAGGGCAACAAGTGGGGCGTGGAGCCAGAACCTCTTATCCCCTGGTCAAACAGCTCAGGGTGTAGTATGAGGGTATCAGAGGCCGTGTGAAGCCTGGCAGGCCATTGGGGACCTGGCCTGAGACCTCTTCCAAAGTGCTttggacacccccacccccacagcaatCCTCCCACGGCTTTCCCACCCCCGACTGCTGTCTTGGCATCCAAAGGACGTGTAAACACTGGGGACATGAGCACAAATGTCTGCACTAGCAGTGGTGGCCAAGGTGACAGCAGCTGTCTCCTGTCACACCTGTCCACTGCCTCCCCAGTCTCTGTGGCGGGAGCAAGGGTTGGGTGGGGCCTCTCCCCTTGCAACAACTGTGCTCATATCCGGGAGTCCTGGAGGCGACTGGAGCCATTACTGCCCACCATGGGGATCTGGGCCTTGTCCGGGTGCAGTGGCTGGACCTCAAACCCATCTTCAGGAGAGGGGGCTGTGGTGGGGGCATAGCGCCCAGTCCGATGCTCCAGGAGGGCAGGGCCCCAGTCTCTGCTTGGCTTTGTGGCATTTTTCAAACGCTGCAGGCAGGGGGCGTAGGGAAAAGAGAGTCAGAAGGGCTCAGAAGTGTTTCCACCTGGCCTGACTGCCCAGCCCTCTGCACTCACCTGAAGAAGTGTGTCCCCATCTGTGCGGCAGAGCTGGAAGAGCGCATACAGGGGGATGCAGATGACAGACGACAAGGCCATGAGGAAACCAATGGCCACAGCCCAGCCTGGGTACTGGTAGTGGTTGTAGGTGATAGGCCGGTATTGGATCACCGTGAAGATTAGAATGAACTGCAGAGTGTAGAGGTGGGACAGAGAGGTGGGGACAGTGTGAGGTGGACAGAGCCCCTTCCAGCAGTAACCCTCCCCTCCAGTTCTGGTCAGGGCATAGGCAACTTGTCAACACCTGAGCCAAAGAAGCAGGAGGAACCCACCACCCGGGAGTGGTTGGGCATGTAGGTGCCATAAAGGAAACAGAGGTGTTTTTGCCAGAGAACAAGTAAGCTGCTACCACCTTTGGAAAGCAGCCATTTCGTCTCTCGGCTCTGTACTGTCTGCTGAGATAAGGACAAATTCCTGGCCTTAGGCTTCAGTTCTGCCAGAGGACCTGTTATCTTGCTGGCCACCTCCTGACATCCCTGCCTCAGCACACCCAGCATCTCCTACCTCCTCCGTTCCATTCTGCAGACCTATCCTTAGCATTCCTGTCACGCCCTGAGCCCAGGCCACCTCTTTCAGGTAGCCTTTCTGGATTTTCTGCCTCCTAAAAGGCTTCTCCATGGCATTTCCCATCTGCCTTCCTCAGAGCTGCCCTACTTCCTATTTCCCACGGTCCTGCGAGTGCCTAGGACTGCGTTAACTCAGGATCTAAGGTGCCCTGCACTGTCTCACTTATCTATTTGAGCTGATTTGTATCAGGAGATGCAGGGTTTGAGGAGCAGGCCAGGCCAGGTCCTGTCTCATGATGGCTGTGGTAACCGCCACATTCAGCCTAAAGAGTGCCCAGAGGCTAAAACGCTGAGTGTCAGGTAGTAGACTGACCAGAAAGAGGTAAGACAAGAAGTGAGGCCCATGGTCGCTGCAAGCAAAGGATCTAAAAGAAACAGCCTTGGCCAGGTGGCTCATAGGCCACACCCTAAAGGTCCTGCAGAAGGACTCAACACACCTCCTAGCCTTTAGGCATCCTGGAACGCAAGTCCCTCTGACCTTGCCTACCTTGACCCTAGAGCATCCTTCCTGACCCAGCAGAGCCTGCTATGtgtgtttacttatttttgagacagggtctcactttgtcaCCCTGGCTAGCTTAaaactctgtgtagaccagcctggccttaaattcaggtatcagcctacctctgcctcttgcctTCTGGGGGCTAGGGTTAAAGGTGAGcgagtgccaccacacctggcttgaccAGTTTGATGTACATGGGGACGAATTCCTTCATTGGACTCCGGGAAGGCTAAGGCTTGTCAAGAGCCTCACAGGCACATAAAGCCCCAAAGAGAACGTGAATATGTCTGCACAGCCTGGATTCCTGTCCCCAAGGTACCTCCAGCCTGGCTCTCAAGGCTCTATCGACGTCACCCCATCTCTAGTCCTAGGGGTCCCACAAGAGCCAGGCCAAGGCCCTTGGTAGGTGACCCCAGGTAATGGGAGGGGTGGGGCCTGGGCCAATGCCACACCCACGGAGGGAGGGCATGGTGCTAGGCAGTGCCTTTAGGAGCTCTGGCCTCTCAGCCTTGAAAGGAGACTTCCGCTCCTCCTGTTTCAGCTGGGCCTATGGCCAAAACTGTAGCCTGTGCCAAGCTCAGGAACATCCTACACCCCATGTGGTGGAGGCCTCAGTCCTCCAGGGGCCTCTTTTCAGAAACATGAGCCAGTGTGGAAATCTGATACCTAGCTCTTCATGATTCCGAGGAATTGTGGAGGCCACAGGTACCTCTGGGTAGTGCCTTGCCACCGAGTGAGCCCTCTGACACAGTGACTGAGGGGCACTCTGACCCTCTTATATAGTGACTACGATACTGTCAACCCCTCCCCCTCTCACATCAAACAAGCAGCAAAATGAGTCAAGTTTTAGCCCCCAGACCATCCCTCCCATAGCATGGTTTGGTCTGCATCAGGGTTCTTGCCCTCATTAAGTATGTGGCAGTGGCCTATTTAAtatccctgtgcctcagtttccatagCTGTAGGGTGGAGACAGCAATGATAACCAAAGAGATACTGCAGGAGTTAATGTGAACAGGGCGAGGGGAGGTAGCCCGACTACCAGTGTAGCGCTCTGATGAATGTGCTTGGAAATGGGATGCTCTCTCCAAAACCAGGCAAATTCCCAGCCTTGGAGGCTCAGCTGACCTAACTCCTAGCCCTGCACCAACAGGTACTGGGATGCTGCCACATTCCCATGTATCGACATCTATCTCCCTGCTTGGGAGTGGTCTCCATGAGGGTCTAGGATAAGAGCAGTAAGGCAGACAGAAACCACACCAGTATCAGTGACTCCTGAGATCCCTTAGAGGCAGCTGGGAAGCAATGCCAGGGAGTGAGGCTACGCCCCTGAAGTACTGGCTTCAGTCAAAGGGCTCCATATCCCCTTCCTAAGCGAAGGCAGGGCCTGGCACCTCTGAGTGGGCACACGTCTGACTGTCCAGCCCTCTCATGCCCAAAGCAGAGCTATGGCTGGGTGGTAGTCTTCCTGCTCTCGCTCTGCTGGTTCCCGAGAGGACACTTGGCCAAggggcagcaggagcagggaggacccCCGAGAACTTACAAAAATGATAGCTGGAGAGACGAAGCGCCAACAGATCTGGAAGAAGAGAGGTGGTGGAAACCCCAGCATCATCTGGATGTCCTGGAAGTAGTTTCGGTGCCCTGGAGAAATGGGGCAGGGGTGAGCAGCCCAGCAGGACAGAGTGGGGCCAGTCAGAGGCTGGGACCCTCGAGGCCACGGACAGGTGGGCACTTACCATAGATATACATGATGGACACACACATGATGCAGGAGATGATGACCAAGGAGAAGCTGGCTGCATAATTGTCCATCAGCAGCAGCCAGTAGATGCCTGCCTGTGAGCCAGCGCACAGATGAGCCAGGGTGCCACAAAGCAAGCTACCCACCCATTCTGCAAGTGCCCTGGCAAGCGcaaccccgcccccccccccccacggctCCATTCTTACCTGGCTGGTAAGGGGGATGCCCAGCAAGAAGCCAGCTACTGCCACTCCCAAGGTCACATAGGTCTTTTTCTGCAGAATCCACTCATTCCCCACCTCATCCACAATGGCAGTGACTAGGGTCTCTAGGAGGCAGAACTACAGGCACAGCCATCAGGATAGGGTCCTGCCCTCTGCCCCAGTTCCTCCTGCCCAAGCTTCCAAgatacatacacacttacacacgcatgcacacacacatacacatatatgcatgcatgtgtgtcataCCTGAGTTCCCAGTCCCAGCAAGATGAGCATGAAGAAAAAGAGTAGAGACCACAGTGGGGAGATGGGAAGCAGCGTGAGGGCCTCAGGGTAAGCTACAAAAGCTAGCCCAGGGCCATGGTCTGCCACTCGGGACACATCCACACCCAGGTGATTGGCCATGAAGCCTAGGATAGAGAAGATGACGAAGCCAGCATAGACACTGGTAGCACAGTTGGTGATACTGATGATGACACTGTCCCTGAGGGAGAAAAACAGGACAGTTTAGGAGATCCAGCTtgcttccctttcctcagtttgAGCCAAAATAAGACATGGAGATAGGATAGTCTAGAAACACAAGTGTCCCTAACTCCTTTTCCTATCAACTCGGGTCTTTTTAAAGCGAGTCCAGGGTTCCCGACCCCTTGTCCACCCATCCCCCTCTCTGGCTAGTGCTTTGCTGTCTATTCTCATGACCCACTTGAGACACAAGGTTCTCAAGGTCATGAGTACAGGAGGTCCCCAGTAGGCAGCAGACCGTACGGGAGTCTGGAAGTCCTGTGGATCCAGGGTCAGGCTGTGGAGAGGACAGAAAACCGGCAGCCTCCAGGCTGGCAGGGGAGCACTCACCGGTAGCAGTTGTTGTGGAACTTATTATAGGAGGCCATGGTGATGAGCCCGCCCCACGCGCAGCCTAGGGAATAGAAGATCTGGGAGGCGGCATCCCCCCACACCTGCAGAGAGGCCAGCAGTGAGCCACTGCAGTCAGGCTGGATCACTTGTCCCTCCCTGGCCTCTTTGGAGCAATCCTCCATGTCCCACCTTGGCCTCCAGAATCTTGTCCCACTGTGGGGTCAGGTAGTACATGATACCCATGAAGGCTCCTTCCAGGGTCACTCCACGAACGAACAGAATGGTCAGCACCACATAGGGGAACGTGGCCGTGAAGTACACCACCTGAGACAAGACACAGGTTCCATGGATTCCTCTAGAACCCTTTCCAATCCTCCTGTTACCTCTCTGACCCCAGCCACTATTAGCTTTGGTCCTTCCTCTGCTGTGGCTCTTTGTTACCCCTCCCTTAGACTCCCATCAGcccaggaaggagaggcagggtggGAACAAACCCTGCCTGGGGAGGGTACTTGCTTTCCCTGAAGACTTGACTCCTCggatgaggcagaggaagacgACCACCCAGGAAACGCCGAGGCAGCCTAGGAGGGGAAGCCGAACCTCCCCAAAGTTTCCAATGTCATCAGACAGTTTCAGCACATACAGCCTGGGGAGGGGAAGGTGACTGTCACTGAGGGCCAGCCTCTGCTGCCCAGCAACCAACTCATGATCTATATACCTCATGCTGCCAGGTCCCAGAAGCCTGGTTGTGGGAGAATAAGAGGTGCTTTGGGACCCCAGCCCTCTGCCCTGCAGTCCATCCTGGGACCCTCAAGGGCTTTGAGAGACCAAGTCAAGTTTGAGCTCATCTCCTCTCCTGTGGCAGTGGTTGACGCCCGCCCAGTATCTGCTTGAGTCCAGCCCAGGTCCTTTTGTATGCATTCCACACTTCAGGAGTGCCCATTCTTCCTAACAGAAGCACCTCCTCCTGGAAGCCTTCAGAGAGCTATACCATTATAGTCTGCTCCAGCTCTCAGGAGCAGAGCTGACAGGGTGATGTCACCCTAACTCCTCCCCTTGTGGGTGTAGCTCCACCTGCAGCCCTCTGCCAGGCAGACTGCATTCTTTGGGTCAACTGGGCAGGAGGCTTCTTCCTGGCCCTCGGGGAAGAGGGTGGAGGAAAGCAAGCAGGGCTGCTACGGGTGGGAAGGACACAGGAAGGGTGCAGGGTATGGATGGTGGTGGTGTCTCACCTGAAGGGAAAGCCAGGATGAAGGCTTCCCTGGAAAGATGAGGCTGGAATTACGGTGAGGATGTGGGTGAAAGGGATGGTGGGAAGGGCAGGCCTGTAACAAGGCAGGGAACCAGGAGCTAGCATGACCAGCCTGGGCATGTTGGTTAGCTCAGAAAGGAAAGAATACAtcagaaagagaagacaggagcAACAGAAGGGTGATGGACAGGAAGGAGCCGATGAACAGGAAAAGGCCTCATTGTAAGAAGTAGTGAAAGTGAGGCTGAAGAATTTCCATTTCCTCCCAAGGGCAATGGGAGACCTTTGAGGCTTTGGTCTGTTTTAGAATGATCAAGACCCTCTATGGCTTCAAACTTTGCACTGGCTACAGTAACCCCTACACTGGTTATAGGCCCTACAGGATCTAGTGTCCCTGGCTCTGCCATTTCTCtgatctcttccttcctccccttcgcTCACAGATTTagctgctgtgggataatactcttgtacactgtaaagatttgtcacttgtattagtttaataaaatgctaattggccaagcaggaagtataggaagtATAAaattctgtgaagaggaaaggcagagagtcagtcaccaccaagatgcaaaggaagcaagatgagaatgcctcactgagaaaaggtaccaagtcacgtggctaaacatagataagaattatgagtgaatttaagttgtaagagtttgttagtaataagcctgagcaataagccaaacagttgataattaatatatgcatctgtttatttgaaactgaatggctatgggactggGTGAGACAGGAATTTCCTTCTACAAATGGAgcccaaatgtttggcaagaatttccacataaagtctgagaaagctttttttaaaaaaagattctagacagacaagaacagagtcaagcccAGCTTCTTGATAACTGTCTTTTCTCTGGTACTCtgttggcagcaagcagaggtacagctcctttaagagaggcttcctgattcagcatcaGTAGCAAAAACgtcacagctcttttaagaggccctgtcactaaacacttaaatggtgtttatgagcagctggcatcaggcttcttggtggtggcatagacctagaaactccacagagttgtagCAATAAATCTGGCTCCTGCcaatacctctgccatgaagctggactctcaaaaagctaaggaatggggtggagtcAGCTGCCAAAGCTGTAGTTTTAATCCAAGGCATATcatttagcagattaaagactcatgtggtcagaaaaaggtaaacagtaaagacagattcagataaaaaaaaaaactccctaaatggtttacagtgtgttcaaaaatatacataggcttgggagagaaaagaaaaaagataaagttcttaaaagaaatagagtagtcgggtgtggtggcacacacctttaatcccagaactaaggaggcaggggcaggtggatctctgtgagttcaaggccagcctggtaatgcagagttagttctagggcagccaaagatacacagagaaaccatgactcaaaaataccaaaaattaaaaaacagaaataaaagagtaaaaaaaagtcacgtaaagatggaaaatatatagagtctggatactgtatgttattatgttgtctttgaattgtttgattgctgaggaaggagcaacagttgctataagacatttgattataaatgctgctggattaaaccAACctgtctattttaaaaatatcttgacttcaaaatttaagtcaaaagatatgttactttgggagagaggttctgcttttattcccacaggaaataagaggttttggattcattctgagttaagaaaaatcaagtttggtTGAGGAAGATCCcttgaaaaatctctgataggagcagatggcgcAGATAGCCAAATGTCTCCGAGCGctgctgcagtttcctctgagttctacagtCAGAGTGGCCTCAgcactgctggctgagatgatccagactctcaggacttgaccataatcctaaattttctttgggtcctcagcaggaagtagcctagaaaactacacccacattccccccaaaaatgaattatggatgtttgtttttgtttagtgtgttggttaaaAGTTGcaatggataatggtcaggaaagctaaacaaaggagattagattcagagttcttgttttgaaaagaaaaaagggggaatgctgtgggataatgctctcgtacactgtaaagatttgtcactcagtttaataaaatgctgattggccagtagccaggcaggaagtatagatagGGTGagcagactaagagaattctgggaagaggaaaggcagagagtcagtcaccagcaagACACAGCGGAAGCAAGATgggaatgcctcactgagaaaaggtaccaagtcacatggctaaacatagacaagaattatgggtaaatttaagttgtaagagctagttagtaataagcctgagcaataggtcaaacagtttataattaatataagcctctgtgtgtttctttggaactgaacatctgcaggaccaggcaggccAGAAATTTCTGTCTATATTGAGCTGCACTGGACTTGGTTTTTCTCAAACATGTTAgcctgccccccccaccccagggccTTTGTAAATGTTACTGTCTCTGAATGAAGTagcttctccctcccccaccagagATCTGTGTACATAAGGCCATGTGCCATCTTGACACCTTTTACACATGTGAACAAGATGCCGTGTTTCACACTATATTCCTGTTTAGGATATAGCTGGGCTTGTCCATGTAACCCCCACTTCCTCTAGTCTTTATTCAGATGGCCACTTCTCAAATGGATCTTCTTGATTATATAGCTTAAAATGCAGCTTTCACCCCAGTCCAGCATGCCTTACCCCACTCTGTGTTCCTCAACAGCGTACACATCCTTCTCTCATTCTGTTTATTTTGCTATCAATAGTTTGTCTGCTTTCtataagacaaggtctcatgtcaCTCAGGCtcgtcttgaactcactgtgtagttgaggatgaccttgaacttatgatcctacTGCTTCCtccccttgaatgctgggattacaggtgtatgacACCTTGCCAGGTTTTATGTGGTTGCTGAGGGTCAAGTCAAAGCCTCCACGCATGCAaggaaagcactctaccaactgagcctttTAATTGcctttgtcctctgtcctctatgAAGATGGAAGCTTTTGTTTACTTTGTTCACGGCCGTACACCTCCAGTGCCTGGCACTGAGCGATACTCAATTATTTGGTCTTAAGTAAATGAACACTGGCAAACGGGCTGGAAGGCAGAAAGGAGGGAGCCCAGATGAACGATCCAGGCTAGAGGTGAGAAGCAAGCAACAAAGACATCTTGACTCTCCACTTCCTCATCACAACATAGGTCAAACATTGactctcttcttttcctgctaCTGGAGACTCAGCTCAGCTCTCACCGGAGGCTGTCTCCCCCGGGGAGCCCCAGCATCCTCAGCCATGTTTACATCAGCTCTCAACCTCATGTAGACACTTTGAATGTCTTGGGATAGGATATGATCTTCATAGAACAATGCTGTCAGAGCTGGAACTTGGTGTTTGCTTGGCTGGCCTGCCTGAGCACCCAAAGGAGACTTCCGCGGCCTCTTTGGCTTCCTATTTTCCTCCCAGGCCACCCTTCACTGTATGACCTGCAGAGGGTGCTGTCTgactcctgctccctctgcccaATTCTCCCAACTGTCTACACCAGTATCCAAGGCTGGcattaccctcttctggctcagCCATACAAGAATCAACAGACAAAGTTCAGGAGCCATGAGACTCAGAGGCTCCAGGTTCCCTCTGACTGATTCCCTGCCTTCTCCTCCTTCATACatagcacacacagaaaacaattttgtTGACCCATTGAGCTAGACAAACAAGGCCATTCATAGCTCAAGGCAATGGGCTGGGGCTCCTGGCAGCCCAGGTCAGGCCTGCCTGGGTGTTCCTATGCAAGACACCAGTGCCGGCAAGGTGGCAAGGTGGGTCCTTCGGAATAACCGCAGGCTCCGTTTGCCCCTACCGAGTCGCTTTTTTGCAAGTGCCAACATTCAAGTCAAGAAACCCTCTTTCATTTAAAggatttagaaaataaagaaacttttccTAATTACACATGCTAAAATGGCAGTATTTGATGTTCTTTTTATTACACAAGTATAGTATTACTGTACTGGGAGTGCAGAGCTTAGATGGTTAGCCTGGGAACCAACGAATGAATTCTAGCTTTATTTTAGGTTGTACTGTATttagttctttgttttgctttggaccATGTGCTTTTGAGATCAAACAATTAACCTCAGAGCATTCTGGAATGTGACTTATTTATAAGCTGGCTTCTGGCATATGACCTCTCAGGGATTACTCTGACTTTTCcccatgctttttttcttttttgagactaggtccaCTAGGTATCATAggttagttt
Protein-coding regions in this window:
- the Slc6a9 gene encoding sodium- and chloride-dependent glycine transporter 1 isoform X1, whose product is MSSGDTRAASACPRMAAAHGPVATPSPEQNGAVPSEATKKDQNLTRGNWGNQIEFVLTSVGYAVGLGNVWRFPYLCYRNGGGAFMFPYFIMLIFCGIPLFFMELSFGQFASQGCLGVWRISPMFKGVGYGMMVVSTYIGIYYNVVICIAFYYFFSSMTHVLPWAYCNNPWNTPDCAGVLDASNLTNGSRPTALSGNLSHVLNYTLQRTSPSEEYWRLYVLKLSDDIGNFGEVRLPLLGCLGVSWVVVFLCLIRGVKSSGKVVYFTATFPYVVLTILFVRGVTLEGAFMGIMYYLTPQWDKILEAKVWGDAASQIFYSLGCAWGGLITMASYNKFHNNCYRDSVIISITNCATSVYAGFVIFSILGFMANHLGVDVSRVADHGPGLAFVAYPEALTLLPISPLWSLLFFFMLILLGLGTQFCLLETLVTAIVDEVGNEWILQKKTYVTLGVAVAGFLLGIPLTSQAGIYWLLLMDNYAASFSLVIISCIMCVSIMYIYGHRNYFQDIQMMLGFPPPLFFQICWRFVSPAIIFFILIFTVIQYRPITYNHYQYPGWAVAIGFLMALSSVICIPLYALFQLCRTDGDTLLQRLKNATKPSRDWGPALLEHRTGRYAPTTAPSPEDGFEVQPLHPDKAQIPMVGSNGSSRLQDSRI
- the Slc6a9 gene encoding sodium- and chloride-dependent glycine transporter 1 isoform X2; this translates as MVGKGAKGMLNGAVPSEATKKDQNLTRGNWGNQIEFVLTSVGYAVGLGNVWRFPYLCYRNGGGAFMFPYFIMLIFCGIPLFFMELSFGQFASQGCLGVWRISPMFKGVGYGMMVVSTYIGIYYNVVICIAFYYFFSSMTHVLPWAYCNNPWNTPDCAGVLDASNLTNGSRPTALSGNLSHVLNYTLQRTSPSEEYWRLYVLKLSDDIGNFGEVRLPLLGCLGVSWVVVFLCLIRGVKSSGKVVYFTATFPYVVLTILFVRGVTLEGAFMGIMYYLTPQWDKILEAKVWGDAASQIFYSLGCAWGGLITMASYNKFHNNCYRDSVIISITNCATSVYAGFVIFSILGFMANHLGVDVSRVADHGPGLAFVAYPEALTLLPISPLWSLLFFFMLILLGLGTQFCLLETLVTAIVDEVGNEWILQKKTYVTLGVAVAGFLLGIPLTSQAGIYWLLLMDNYAASFSLVIISCIMCVSIMYIYGHRNYFQDIQMMLGFPPPLFFQICWRFVSPAIIFFILIFTVIQYRPITYNHYQYPGWAVAIGFLMALSSVICIPLYALFQLCRTDGDTLLQRLKNATKPSRDWGPALLEHRTGRYAPTTAPSPEDGFEVQPLHPDKAQIPMVGSNGSSRLQDSRI